CAATAGCGCTGGACGACAGTCCCGTCCACGCGATGTGCAGGCGCATGCTCGTCACGCAATGCGTCGGACGCGATGGCGAACGCATCAGGGCCCGTCGCTGAATGACGGTGATGTCCGATCCCCCACCTGATACCATGGCGGCTTGCTCATCGGGAGAACCCATGCAACACGCCGCACTGATCGTCATCGACATGCAACAGGGCATGGCCGCCCCGGCCGCAGGCCAACGCAACAATCCGGGGGCGGAGGACAACATCGCCCGCCTGCTGGACGGCTGGCGTGCAGCAGGCGCCCCCGTGGTCCACGTTCGCCATATTTCGCGCACGCCCGGTTCGCCGTTCTGGCCCGGGCAACCCGGCGCCGAATTCCAGCCGCGCTTCGCGCCGCTGGCGGCGGCACACGTGGTGGAAAAGAACGTCCCTGACTGCTTCATCCATACCGGCCTGGAACGCTGGCTGCACGTGCGCGGCATTTCCCGCCTGGTCATGGTGGGCGTCAGCACGAACAACTCCGTGGAGGCCAGCGCGCGCACCGCGGGCAACCTGGGCTTTGCGACGCAGGTGGTGGCGGACGCGACGTTCGCCTTCGCCAAGCGCGACTTCGCAGGCCACGCGCGCAGCGCCGACGAGGTGCACTGGATGGCCCTGGCAAACCTCGACGGCGAGTACGCACAAGTGGTACAGACTGAAGCTTTGTTGTCGAACCTTCTCGCAGGCGTGCGCAGCTCCTGTGCGCCAGATCAGAACCCCATTGTGGCCTCATAGTACAATGCACATAAAGACGCGCATATCCCATGCGCATAGGAAGTCAATATGAGCAACCCCTACCTTATTGCGGAGCCTCCCAAGTCGCCCGCCAAGAAAGCCACCAACATCACGCTGGCGGCGGACGTGTATCTGGAAGCCAAGGATTTCGGCATCAACATCTCCCAGGTGTGCGAACAAAGCCTGCGCGAGCACATCCAATTGCTGAAGGAGCGACATTGGAACGCGCAGCATGCCGAGTTCATCGCCAGCTATAACAAGGCCGTGGAAGCGGAAGGCGTGGCGCTGCAGGAATGGCGCGCCTTCTGATGGCGCGCTTCGACCTGTATCACAACCCCGGCCGCAACAAGGCGGCCATTCCCTACCTGCTCGAAGTGCAGAGCAACGTGATCAGCGGGTTGGCGACACGGCTCGTCATTCCATTGCGGGCGCTGGCGGGATTCCCGGCGGCGACCTCACCCGCCGACCTGTTCCCTGTCATCAACGTCGAGGGCACCGACTGCTTCCTCGACACGCCACAGATGGGCGCCATCCCCGTCAGCGAACTGAAGCAGAAGGCCGGCACGGCCCAGGAGCACCAGTTCGCTGTCCAGACCGCACTGGACCGGGTATTCGGCGCGTGGTAACAGGCGTTAGCGGCCGCTCGCTTCGTCGAACAGGCGCAGCGCCAGCAACCCATGCCCGACCGCCGCGCCCGCTTTCAGCGCCGCCGCGATAAACGCCGTTTCGGCAATTTCTTCCCGGGTGGCGCCGGCCCTTGCCGCATTGTCGGCATGCACGTCGATGCAGTAAGCGCACTGGGTCGTCAGCGCGACGGCGATCGAGATCAGTTCGCGGTACTTTTCCGGAATGACGCCGTCGCCCCGCTCCGCGGCCGCCTTCAGGCCGAGGAACGCCTGCGCTTCGACGGGTGCCAGCGCCATCAGGTCGCGTGCCAACGCCAGGTCGCCGCTCTGCTGGTAAGCGCTCATGCGGCCTCCCCTGCCAGCAGATATTCCCGCACCAACGCCCGGGCCCGGTGCAGCCGGCTCTTCGCCGCCTCCGGCGTAATCGCAAGATGGGTCGCGATAGCGCGGATCGTCATCTCCTGCACGTCGCGCAGCAGCACGATCTCGCGGTGTGCGGCAGGCAGCGATTCCAGCGCGCGCACGAGGTCGACACGCAGTTCGTCGACGGGCATGCGGGCAAAGCGCGCGGATTCCTCGACGCCGCGCAAGTCCTCCACGCCTTTCATGAACATCAGGGCGGGCAGCATGCACAGCCGCCCGACGACGCGCAGCAGCCAGCCGCCCAGCGCGGAGGCAGTGCGGACCGTGCCGATGCGGCGGTATAGGATGATCAGCGCTTCCTGCACCACGTCGTCGATGGCGGACGAACGCTTGCACTGGTACGCGGCATAGCGCCGGATGTCGGGCCGCAACTGCACCAGCAGGCGTTCGAGCGCGACCGGGTCGCCGGCCTGGGCAGCGGCGAACGTCTGTTCGGGAATACGCATGGTCAATTCTCCGTCCCGCGCAGGCGGCAGCGGCCCGCCAGTGCGCACGCGGGGCAAAAGCCCAGCAGTCCCGACAGGATCGACCCAAGCCCCGCGCCGGCCAGCGCCAGGGCGGCAGCGGTGGTGCCGTGTTGCCACGCCACCGCTGCGGCGACGATCAGCGCACCGCCTGCCGCGGCTCGCAGCGCCCTTGCCTTGCCCGTCAGGTTCCTCAACTTCGCCATGATTGCTCCTTTGTATTGCAGCGTACGGCCGGATTGCCGAGCTTGCAAGACTAGGAGGGGCGGCTGGGCGAAAAGGATTCGCGTCGGCGAAAAAATATTGCGAGGGCGGGTCGATCCGCGCCATGCTCGTTCGTCGTCAGGGTAGTCAACCACGGAGGCCGCATGAACAAGCAGATCATCTTCAACCTGGCAGTCAAGGACCTGGACAAATCCCGGGCATTCTTCACGGCGCTCGGCTTCGGCTTCAATGAGCAATGGAGCGGCGAGTGCACGGCGTACATGAACATCGTGGACGACACCATCCACGCCATGCTGATGACGGAAGAGTTCTTCCGCTCACTGATCGACAAGCCGCTGGCCCAGGCAAAGGAAGCCAATGAGGTCATCATCTGCCTCAGCTGCGAAAGCCGGGAAAAAGTGGACAGCCTGATCGCCAAGGCCGTCGCGGCCGGCGGGCGCACGCCGCACCCGCCCGAGGATCACGGGTTCATGTACGACCAGGGCTTCGAGGACCTGGACGGTCACCTGTGGAACCTGGTGTGGGTGGCGCCGCAGGGGTGAGCTGCTGCCAGGCCCGCAGCTTGTCCGCGAACGACATCGCCGCATGCGCAGGCGACGACGACGGCAGCACCACCGTCCGATACCCCGCGGCGGCGAACTGCGGGGCGAACTTGCCGGAGGCTTGGCCGTTGAAGCCGACGGTGTGCAGCTTCGGACACAACTGGCGCAGTCGGGCGAAGTCGTTGGCCGCCGGGTTGCGGATGGCCGAGTCGAGGCTGCCCTCACGCTCGCAGCCGCCCAGCACGTCCCATAGCCCGACCCCATGCGCCAACAGGCGCGGCAGGCGCTCGTCGTACGGCAGCGCAACCAGGTCCTCGCCCACCAGCGTGGACATCAGCCGCCACGCCAGGTTGCGCGGATGGGCGTAATACTGCTGGGCGGCCAGCGAGGCGGCGCCGGGGAAGCTGCCGAGGATCAGGATGCGGGTGTTGGCGTCGAGGACGGGGGCGAGGCCGGTGAGTGAGGACATGCTTGAATTGTAGCGGCAAACCTTCGGTGTAGAATCGGTTCAAAGTGCACAGACACGAGGAGACCGCAATGACCACCCACCGCACCATCGACACGCTGCTGGCGCAGTACAGCGACAGCCACCGCAATCCCACCAACGAGTTGATCCACTTTGTCTGCGTGCCGCTGATCATGCTGTCGCTGCTCGGCATCCTGTGGTGGATCCATCCACTGGTCGCCGTCATTGCCGTGGTGGCCAGCCTGGCGTATTACTGGAAGCTGTCGCGCCCGTTCGCGGCGGGGATGCTGCTGATGGCGCTGCTCATGCTGGGCGTCCTGGCCGCGCTGCCACCGATTACCGTGCTGCCCTTGTGCATCGCCATTTTCGTGCTGGCCTGGATCGGCCAGTTCATCGGCCACATGATCGAAGGCAAGAAGCCGTCGTTCTTCGACGACCTGCGCTTCCTGCTGATCGGCCCCCTGTTCGTGCTGGGTTTCCTGTACCGCCGCTTGAACCTGGCGTACTGAGGCGCCGTTACAGCGGCAGCGCGAGTCCGCCGGCAAGGCGTGCTTCCTCTGCGCACGTGAGCAGCGTCATGAGAAGCACGGCCACGTAGCCGAGCAGCGTTGTCGCCTTGAATTGCCATGTCCTGGTCACGGGTCACCTCGTCGATATGTTGGTCGTTCAATACTACTTTCCTTCTCGGCAAAGTTTTTACCACCGGACTGTCGCTTGCGTGCCGTCAATGCCCATTCGCTGTCCGGCAACGCCGAAGTATCCATAGAGGAATTATCGGGAAGCCCGTATACTGGCCGGATGCCTTCTTCGCTCCTGTTCCTTGTCGCCAGCCTGATCTGGGGTTCCACGTTCTGGGCCATCACCTTGCAGTTGGGCGACGTACCGCCGGCAGTCTCCGTGGTCTACCGTTTCGCGCTGGCGTCCGCCGTGCTGTTCGCCTGGTGCAGGCTGCGCGGTGACAAGCTCGCCTTGTCCTGGCGCGCCCAGCGCTGGACGATCCTGCAAGGCTGCGCCAGTTTCGGCCTCAGCTACATCTGCACGTATTCGTCCGAGCAGTACCTCGTCTCCGCGCTGGTGGCCGTACTGTTCGCGCTGATGGTGTTCTGGAATCCCCTGATCAGCCGGCTCGTGCTGGGCACGCCGCTGTCATGGCGCACGTGGGCGGCGGGCAGCGTGGCCGTGTCCGGCGTCATCCTGCTGTTCTACCAGTCGATCGGCAACGCCGTGCGCGACCTCCTCGCAGGCGGCCAGGGTCACTTCCTGCTGGGCCTGATCCTGGCGTTGACCGCCACCCTGGCCAGCGCGTTCGGCAACGTCATCGTCGTCAAGGTGCGCGAGCAGGCGCCCAACGTGCTGCTGACGATGGCCTGGGGCATGTTGTGGGGCACCGTGCTCGTGGCCGTGTGGGCGCTGGCCGCCGGCGAGCGCTTTGTCGCGCCGCCCAGCGCGCGCTACTGGGCCGGCCTCCTCTACCTGTCCCTGTTCGGCTCCGTCATCGCGTTTGCCTGCTTCTTTACGCTGATCGACCGCATCGGCTCGCAGAAAGCCACGTACATCGGCGTCGTCACGCCCGTGATTTCCGTGCTGCTGTCGATCCGCCTCGAACATTTCCGCCCCGGCATCCTGGAGTGGGCCGGCATGGCGCTGTGCCTGGGCAGCGTCGCCTGGGCGCTGCGCACGCCCACGCCTGCGCCCACTGCGCGGCCCGCCCTCCCGATCGAACCTGAACCCCTGAAGAAAGCCTCATGACCATCACCATCCGCCCTGCCCGCCCGGAAGATGTCTCTTCCATCTTTGCCATGATCCATGAGCTGGCCGTGTTCGAGAAACTAGAACACATGGTCGTCGCGAACGAAACGATGCTGCACGACGCGCTGTTCGGTGTGCGCCCGCCGTGCGAGGCCATTGTCGGCGAAGAGTCCGGTGGCGAAGTCGTCACGTTCGCGCTGTTCTTCCACAACTTCTCCACGTTCCTGTGCAAGAAGGGGCTGTACCTGGAAGACCTGTACGTCAAGCAGAACCGGCGCGGCAAGGGATACGGCAAAAAGATGCTGGTCGCGCTGGCCGCGCTGGCCGTCGAACGCCAGTGCGGCCGCTTCGAATGGTCGGTGCTGGACTGGAATGCCAACGCCATCAGCTTCTACGAGAAGATGGGCGCAGCCGTACTGCCGGACTGGCGCATCTGCCGCGTCACCGGCGACGCGCTGACGCACCTCGCGCGCGGCGCCTGACGAAAAAAATGGCGCTGTGCCCCCGTCGCAGTGAAGTAGCCCATCGGTAATTAGATGACATCGAGCATCAGCGCTACGCGCAGGAAATGCTGCGGCAGCGCAACCCGGCCGACATCCAGCACGTGCCTCCAGCCCAGGTAATTGGGCAGGTAGCGGCTGGCCACACCCAGGAAGTGCCGCAGCCACCCCTTGAAGCGGCTGTGCTGGCTGTTGACGGTCTGCACGTGGATGAGGCCATCGACGCGGATGCCGGCATGCGGATTCACTGTTCCATGCGCGATGCCGGCCGCGGTGGCGAATGCTTGATAGGCAACCGCGCTGTCGGTCGCCAGCAGGATGCCTGGCGCTAGCACGAGCGGCAGGCAATCATGCAGCTGCTGCGCCGTTACCGGCCCGCGCCCCGGCACGAAGTCGCACGCCTTGCCGCTACGGTTACAGGCAACCAGGATGCAATCGTGGTCCTTGCCCGGCCCCCGATGGCTGGCGCTGCCGCCCCGCCGGCGGGCCGGACGGGTCAGGTGGCGCGATCCCTTTTGCGATTCCAATAGATATGTTTCGTCCGCTTCCACGATGCCATCGAGCGGCAGCGCTCGCGCGTCCTTGGCCATCGCCAGGAAACGGTGGCGCCAGCGGAAGCTTGTGTTGCGGTGAATGCCGATGGCCTTGGCTGCGCCGCGCACCGTCATCGAGTGCAGCATGCACTGCAGGAACGGCAGCCATTTCTCGCGCAATCGGATGAATGCCAGAGGCGTTTTCGTCAGGACATTGAAGCTGGCGCCACACTGGCGACACCGGTAGCGCTGCAGGCCGCGGTAGACGCCGTGGCGATAGAGCCGGTCGCCCTCGCAATGCGGGCAGTGGCGTAGTTTACTGCCGGCTTCCGCGAGGATCGCCAGGCACTCGGCCAACGACGAACAGCGATCGAAGATGTTCCGGAGTTCATCGGCCTGCTTGCCCGTCAGCTGCGTCAGCCATTGCAATACCTGGACCTGTGCGGCTTCGAATTGCTGTGTGTCCATCGTCTCTCCCCAAGCGTGGTCTGCCTGATGAGTAGGACCGCGGCCGAGCTGGGAAGTTCACTACGACCGGAGCACAGCGCCAAAAAAAATCCCGCGTGCCGGCTGGCCGGGCACGCGGGAGACAAATCCCATTGTCATGTGGGCGGGGAGATGAATCGACGGGTTCAATATAATCGCCGCCTCCCCGCCTGCCAGCCAGCTTTACAAATGCTTACCACCCCTGCACGTTTGCTTACACCCGCTGCCTGGACGCCGCGTCAGGTGCGGGCCGTGCGCACGACGAAGCGGCGCTCCAGCAGCTCGAACAGGGCCTGCGTCAGCAGGGCCAGCGCGGCGGCCGGCAAGGCGCCGGCCAGCATCATGTCGTTGTCGTTCAGCGCCAGGCCGGTCGTGATGCGTTCGCCGTAGCCACCCGCCCCGATGAACGCGGCAATCGTCGCGGTGCCAACGCTCATCACGGCCGCCGTCTTGACGCCCGCCAGGATCACGGGCAGCGCCAGCGGCAGCTCCACGTGCCACAACCGCTGCCAGCGGGTCAGGCCCAGCGCCAGCGCCGCCTGCTGCAGGCCGCGCGGCACGCCGGCCAGGCCCGTGCAGGTATTGCGCACGATCGGCAGCAGCGCGTAGACGAACAGCGCCACCAGCGCGGGCACGATGCCGATGCGGCCCAGGAGCGGGATCAGCATCGCCAGCAGTGCCAGCGATGGAATGGTCTGCAGCATGCCGGTCAGGCCCAGCACGCCCTGGCGCAGTCGCGCGCGGTACGCGGCCACGATCCCCAGCGGCACGCCGACCAGGCAGGCCAGCAGCACGGACAGCGCCACCAGCAGCACATGCTGGCCCGTCAGGCGGCCGAGGTCGGACGCGAACAACACGTCGGCCAGGCTGCGCTGCGCGGCCGGCCTCGTGTCCATGTCGGGGTGTGACCCCACGGTGGACACGGGCTGAGCCTTGGACCTGGCCAGCCAATCGCGCGCGACGGCGGCGAAGGGTTGCCCCTGCAGCTCGGCGGCACCGTTCATGGCGATCATGTCGGTGGCGCCGATTTTGCCTTCCAGTCCCTGCAGCGCGGCCCAGGCGGCGGGGAAGCGCCTGGCGGCGTCCAGGCGGTACAGCAGCACGGCGTCGTAGCGGGGGAAGTAACGCTTGTCGTCTTCCAGTACCTTCAGGCCGTAGCGGCCGATCTTCGCGTCCGTCGAATAGATGTCGATGACGTCCACCTGGCGCTGCGCCAGCGCTTCGTAGGCGATGCCGTGATCGAGCCCGCGCGGCTGCTGCGGTAGATGATAGCGCTGGCGCAGGCCGGGCCAGCCGTCGGCGCGACCGATGAATTCGTGGGACAGGCCGAACTGCAGGTTCGCCTGCGCCGCCAGGTCCGACAGCGTGCGCACGGCCGGCGTGTCGCCCCGCACCGCCAGCGCGTAGGTATTGTTGAAGCCCAGCGGCACCGCCACGCCCAGCCCCAGCGGCGCCAGCTCCCGGCGGATCTGCTCCAGCGAGGCGGGCTTCTCGTGCTTCAGGATCTCCTGGTCGATCGTGCCGATGTATTCCGGGTAGACGTCGATGCTGCCGTTCTGCAGTGCCGCCAGCACGATGGCCGTGTTACCCAGGCCTTGCCGGTGCTCCGTGCGGGCGTGCGGCGCGGCCGTCTGCGCCACGATCTCGGCCAGGATGTACGACTCGGTGAAGCGCTTCGAGCCCACGTGCAGCACGTCGTCGGCGATTGCCGGCAACGCCGCCAGCAGGCCCAATGCCAGCGCCAGCGCGCGCACTAGGCGGCTTCCGGCAGCTGTGGCGCGCGCCATTTGCCGCCGTTGACGACGGCCATGCAGGGATTGAAGCCGATCGCGTAGCTGAGGTCCGCCGGCCGCGCGATGCGCCACAGCGCGAAGTCGGCCAGCTTGCCCACTTCCAGCGTGCCCAGTTCCGCCT
This is a stretch of genomic DNA from Pseudoduganella chitinolytica. It encodes these proteins:
- a CDS encoding DNA-deoxyinosine glycosylase; amino-acid sequence: MSSLTGLAPVLDANTRILILGSFPGAASLAAQQYYAHPRNLAWRLMSTLVGEDLVALPYDERLPRLLAHGVGLWDVLGGCEREGSLDSAIRNPAANDFARLRQLCPKLHTVGFNGQASGKFAPQFAAAGYRTVVLPSSSPAHAAMSFADKLRAWQQLTPAAPPTPGSTGDRPGPRSPGRT
- a CDS encoding IS1595 family transposase → MDTQQFEAAQVQVLQWLTQLTGKQADELRNIFDRCSSLAECLAILAEAGSKLRHCPHCEGDRLYRHGVYRGLQRYRCRQCGASFNVLTKTPLAFIRLREKWLPFLQCMLHSMTVRGAAKAIGIHRNTSFRWRHRFLAMAKDARALPLDGIVEADETYLLESQKGSRHLTRPARRRGGSASHRGPGKDHDCILVACNRSGKACDFVPGRGPVTAQQLHDCLPLVLAPGILLATDSAVAYQAFATAAGIAHGTVNPHAGIRVDGLIHVQTVNSQHSRFKGWLRHFLGVASRYLPNYLGWRHVLDVGRVALPQHFLRVALMLDVI
- a CDS encoding DMT family transporter; translated protein: MPSSLLFLVASLIWGSTFWAITLQLGDVPPAVSVVYRFALASAVLFAWCRLRGDKLALSWRAQRWTILQGCASFGLSYICTYSSEQYLVSALVAVLFALMVFWNPLISRLVLGTPLSWRTWAAGSVAVSGVILLFYQSIGNAVRDLLAGGQGHFLLGLILALTATLASAFGNVIVVKVREQAPNVLLTMAWGMLWGTVLVAVWALAAGERFVAPPSARYWAGLLYLSLFGSVIAFACFFTLIDRIGSQKATYIGVVTPVISVLLSIRLEHFRPGILEWAGMALCLGSVAWALRTPTPAPTARPALPIEPEPLKKAS
- a CDS encoding ABC transporter permease/substrate-binding protein, with protein sequence MARATAAGSRLVRALALALGLLAALPAIADDVLHVGSKRFTESYILAEIVAQTAAPHARTEHRQGLGNTAIVLAALQNGSIDVYPEYIGTIDQEILKHEKPASLEQIRRELAPLGLGVAVPLGFNNTYALAVRGDTPAVRTLSDLAAQANLQFGLSHEFIGRADGWPGLRQRYHLPQQPRGLDHGIAYEALAQRQVDVIDIYSTDAKIGRYGLKVLEDDKRYFPRYDAVLLYRLDAARRFPAAWAALQGLEGKIGATDMIAMNGAAELQGQPFAAVARDWLARSKAQPVSTVGSHPDMDTRPAAQRSLADVLFASDLGRLTGQHVLLVALSVLLACLVGVPLGIVAAYRARLRQGVLGLTGMLQTIPSLALLAMLIPLLGRIGIVPALVALFVYALLPIVRNTCTGLAGVPRGLQQAALALGLTRWQRLWHVELPLALPVILAGVKTAAVMSVGTATIAAFIGAGGYGERITTGLALNDNDMMLAGALPAAALALLTQALFELLERRFVVRTART
- a CDS encoding RNA polymerase sigma factor — protein: MRIPEQTFAAAQAGDPVALERLLVQLRPDIRRYAAYQCKRSSAIDDVVQEALIILYRRIGTVRTASALGGWLLRVVGRLCMLPALMFMKGVEDLRGVEESARFARMPVDELRVDLVRALESLPAAHREIVLLRDVQEMTIRAIATHLAITPEAAKSRLHRARALVREYLLAGEAA
- a CDS encoding GNAT family N-acetyltransferase → MTITIRPARPEDVSSIFAMIHELAVFEKLEHMVVANETMLHDALFGVRPPCEAIVGEESGGEVVTFALFFHNFSTFLCKKGLYLEDLYVKQNRRGKGYGKKMLVALAALAVERQCGRFEWSVLDWNANAISFYEKMGAAVLPDWRICRVTGDALTHLARGA
- a CDS encoding type II toxin-antitoxin system CcdA family antitoxin — its product is MSNPYLIAEPPKSPAKKATNITLAADVYLEAKDFGINISQVCEQSLREHIQLLKERHWNAQHAEFIASYNKAVEAEGVALQEWRAF
- a CDS encoding VOC family protein, with product MNKQIIFNLAVKDLDKSRAFFTALGFGFNEQWSGECTAYMNIVDDTIHAMLMTEEFFRSLIDKPLAQAKEANEVIICLSCESREKVDSLIAKAVAAGGRTPHPPEDHGFMYDQGFEDLDGHLWNLVWVAPQG
- a CDS encoding Mpo1 family 2-hydroxy fatty acid dioxygenase, with the translated sequence MTTHRTIDTLLAQYSDSHRNPTNELIHFVCVPLIMLSLLGILWWIHPLVAVIAVVASLAYYWKLSRPFAAGMLLMALLMLGVLAALPPITVLPLCIAIFVLAWIGQFIGHMIEGKKPSFFDDLRFLLIGPLFVLGFLYRRLNLAY
- a CDS encoding CcdB family protein; this encodes MARLLMARFDLYHNPGRNKAAIPYLLEVQSNVISGLATRLVIPLRALAGFPAATSPADLFPVINVEGTDCFLDTPQMGAIPVSELKQKAGTAQEHQFAVQTALDRVFGAW
- a CDS encoding carboxymuconolactone decarboxylase family protein — encoded protein: MSAYQQSGDLALARDLMALAPVEAQAFLGLKAAAERGDGVIPEKYRELISIAVALTTQCAYCIDVHADNAARAGATREEIAETAFIAAALKAGAAVGHGLLALRLFDEASGR
- a CDS encoding cysteine hydrolase family protein, producing MQHAALIVIDMQQGMAAPAAGQRNNPGAEDNIARLLDGWRAAGAPVVHVRHISRTPGSPFWPGQPGAEFQPRFAPLAAAHVVEKNVPDCFIHTGLERWLHVRGISRLVMVGVSTNNSVEASARTAGNLGFATQVVADATFAFAKRDFAGHARSADEVHWMALANLDGEYAQVVQTEALLSNLLAGVRSSCAPDQNPIVAS
- a CDS encoding YgaP-like transmembrane domain, producing MAKLRNLTGKARALRAAAGGALIVAAAVAWQHGTTAAALALAGAGLGSILSGLLGFCPACALAGRCRLRGTEN